From Pantoea vagans:
TGTAGACGTCGACACCCAGGCTGAAGTTAACCGCATGGATGTTAACCACCATCAGCATTTCTCCCGCTGGCAGCGGATACGCCGTAACCAGCGCCGATTTTGACAGCCTCAGCAGAGGCTCACGCTCGCGTAATGGGCAACAATAGACCGGATGGGCAGAAGCGAGTGTCATCACGCCAGAGGGATGCTGAGGCAGCACAAAGGCAGGCACCTGATCGGCAGCCAGATAATTACTGGTGGCAAACTGCACCAGTTCGGGTGTGGTCTGCGCTTCCTGCAGTAATACCAGGTGCGCATCCTTACCAAATCCTTCCAGCACTGACATCCAGTCTGCACGCTGCTGCTTGAAAATATTCCATACCAGAACTTTAAGGTTTGGATGCGCGGGCAACGGTGCGCCGGGTGGCAGTGCCTGGCCGAGATGGAGCATCGCGCCAGGTGGAAAAATCTGTTCCACTGGTTGTCCTGCTACATATCGCATTGCATAAGTTTTTTTGCGCACTTTCCCGCCTGGCTGATAATTCAAAAATACAGTTAACACCTGTCTGTTATAGGGATTCTAGACCGGGGTTTCAATGGATGCAGGTGAATGTCAGAATTCATCACGCTTTTCCAGAATAAAGGCGTTAGTTTAAGCTCGCTAAGCTAAACGAGGCAGAACCAGGCCACATCAACGGTGTCATCATTGAGGACGGCTGTACTGGTTATGCCAGTATAATCGTTCATAAAGTAGCTAAATATCTACGACACGACAGGGCGGAAAAATGAAGGCATCTTCTGACGAACTCAAAGTGTTTGTCAGTGTAGTAGAGAGTGGAAGTTTCAGCCGTGCTGCTGAGCAATTGCAGATGGCAAACTCTGCCGTCAGCAGAACCATAAAAAAACTGGAAAACAAGCTGGGCATTGCTCTGCTGACCCGTACCACGCGACAACTGGCACTGACGCAGGAAGGCGAACGCTATTTCCGCCATGTTCAGCGCTTTTTGCAGGAGATGACTACCGCAGAAAGCGATTTGATAGAAAGCTTACATGAGCCCAAAGGGCTATTGCGCGTTGATGCCGCGACACCGGTTATTCTGCATTTGCTGATGCCGATGGTTAAGCCCTTTCGCCAGCGCTATCCCGGGGTGACGCTTTCGTTGATCTCCTCAGAGAGTTTTATCAATCTGATTGAACGGAAAGTGGATATTGCAATTCGTGCCGGCAATCTCACGGACTCAACGCTACGCGCCAGATTACTGTTCAACAGTTTTCGCAAGGTTGTCGCGTCACCAGCCTATCTCCGTGAGTACGGTGTACCACAAAAGGTGACCGATCTGGATAACCATCATTGTCTTGGCTTCGAAGAATCCCCGAGGCTCAATCGCTGGCCCATCGCACGTGAAAGCGGCGAACTCTATGACATCGACTGGGCTATCTCTTCCAATAGCGGAGAGACAATTAAGCAACTCTGTCTTACCGGCAATGGTATTGCCTGTCTGTCAGACTATATGATCGATCGTGAGGTGGCGGAGGGAACACTGGTGGAGGTGCTGGCCGATCAACGTCTGCCGGTCGAGATGCCCTTCAATGCGGTCTACTACAGCGATATCGGTGTGAGCCAGCGTGTGCGGGCTTTTATCGATTTTCTCAGTGAGTGGACAGCTGAGCAGCCGTGGCGCACATGAGGTCTTTTGCACTGGCTTATTTGCTGAAATGGAAAAAGCCCTGACCGTTAAGTCAGGGCTTTCCAATTAAGTGGCGGAACGGACGGGGCTCGAACCCGCGACCCCCTGCGTGACAGGCAGGTATTCTAACCAACTGAACTACCGCTCCACCGATTCTTTCACGCTTATCAGCAACCAGCTGATAACCGTCTGTTCCCGTTATTTTCCCTGTCAGAGGAAAAGGAACAAATTTGATGCCTGGCAGTTCCCTACTCTCGCATGGGGAGGCCCCACACTACCATCGGCGCTACGGCGTTTCACTTCTGAGTTCGGCATGGGGTCAGGTGGGACCACCGCGCTACAGCCGCCAGGCAAATCTTGGTGCACGAAACGAACCTTTTACGCCATGACCGTGTTGCCATCGCTCAGCCACACCGGTCACATACCTCAGTATGCTCCCGCTGATGTCTTCGCTCTGCGCCTTGTCACGCCGCAAAATCTTTCGTTTCCGCTAATTTTATCCGGAATAAGCTGAAAATCGTGTCTCTCAAAAACGCCTCTGGCGTTGTAAGGTTAAGCCTCACGGGTCATTAGTACCGGTTAGCTCAACGCATCGCTGCGCTTACACACCCGGCCTATCAACGTCGTAGTCTTCAACGTCCCTTCAGGACCCTCAAGGGGTCAGGGAGAACTCATCTCGGGGCAAGTTTCGTGCTTAGATGCTTTCAGCACTTATCTTTTCCGCACTTAGCTACCGGGCAATGCCATTGGCATGACAACCCGAACACCAGTGGTGCGTTCACTCCGGTCCTCTCGTACTAGGAGCAACCCCCCTCAATTCTCCAGCGCCCACGGCAGATAGGGACCGAACTGTCTCACGACGTTCTAAACCCAGCTCGCGTACCACTTTAAACGGCGAACAGCCGTACCCTTGGGACCTACTTCAGCCCCAGGATGTGATGAGCCGACATCGAGGTGCCAAACACCGCCGTCGATATGAACTCTTGGGCGGTATCAGCCTGTTATCCCCGGAGTACCTTTTATCCGTTGAGCGATGGCCCTTCCATTCAGAACCACCGGATCACTATGACCTGCTTTCGCACCTGCTCGAGCCGTCACTCTCGCAGTCAAGCCAGCTTATGCCATTGCACTAACCTCACGATGTCCGACCGTGATTAGCTGACCTTCGTGCTCCTCCGTTACTCTTTAGGAGGAGACCGCCCCAGTCAAACTACCCACCAGACACTGTCCGCAGCCCGGATTACGGGCCTACGTTAGAACATCAAACATTAAAGGGTGGTATTTCAAGGTTGGCTCCACGCAGACTGGCGTCCGCGCTTCAAAGCCTCCCACCTATCCTACACATCAAGGCTCAATGTTCAGTGTCAAGCTGTAGTAAAGGTTCACGGGGTCTTTCCGTCTTGCCGCGGGTACACTGCATCTTCACAGCGAGTTCAATTTCACTGAGTCTCGGGTGGAGACAGCCTGGCCATCATTACGCCATTCGTGCAGGTCGGAACTTACCCGACAAGGAATTTCGCTACCTTAGGACCGTTATAGTTACGGCCGCCGTTTACCGGGGCTTCGATCAAGAGCTTCTCCTTGCGGATAACCCCATCAATTAACCTTCCGGCACCGGGCAGGCGTCACACCGTATACGTCCACTTTCGTGTTTGCACAGTGCTGTGTTTTTAATAAACAGTTGCAGCCAGCTGGTATCTTCGACTGGCTTCGGCTCGGGGAGCAAGTCCCTCCACCTACGCGCCAGCGTGCCTTCTCCCGAAGTTACGGCACCATTTTGCCTAGTTCCTTCACCCGAGTTCTCTCAAGCGCCTTGGTATTCTCTACCTGACCACCTGTGTCGGTTTGGGGTACGATTCTGTGTTACCTGATGCTTAGAGGCTTTTCCGGAAGCTGGGCATTTATCACTTCAGCACCGTAGTGCCTCGTCGTCACGCCTCAGCGTTGATAAGGGACCGGATTTACCGGACCCTCCGCCTACACGCTTAAACCGGGACAACCGTCGCCCGGCTGATATAGCCTTCTCCGTCCCCCCTTCGCAGTAACACCGAGTACAGGAATATTAACCTGTTTCCCATCGACTACGCCTTTCGGCCTCGCCTTAGGGGTCGACTCACCCTGCTCCGATTAACGTTGAACAGGAACCCTTGGTCTTCCGGCGAGCGGGCTTTTCACCCGCTTTATCGTTACTTATGTCAGCATTCGCACTTCTGATACCTCCAGCATGCCTCACAGCACACCTTCGACGGCTTACAGAACGCTCCCCTACCCAACAACGCATAAGCGTCGCTGCCGCAGCTTCGGTGCATGGTTTAGCCCCGTTACATCTTCCGCGCAGGCCGACTCGACCAGTGAGCTATTACGCTTTCTTTAAATGATGGCTGCTTCTAAGCCAACATCACGGCTGTCTGTGCCTTCCCACATCGTTTCCCACTTAACCATGACTTTGGGACCTTAGCTGGCGGTCTGGGTTGTTTCCCTCTTCACGACGGACGTTAGCACCCGCCGTGTGTCTCCCGTGATAACATTCCTCGGTATTCGCAGTTTGCATCGGGTTGGTAAGCCGGGATGGCCCCCTAGCCGAAACAGTGCTCTACCCCCGAGGATGAGTTCACGAGGCGCTACCTAAATAGCTTTCGGGGAGAACCAGCTATCTCCCGGTTTGATTGGCCTTTCACCCCCAGCCACAGGTCATCCGCTAATTTTTCAACATTAGTCGGTTCGGTCCTCCAGTTAGTGTTACCCAACCTTCAACCTGCCCATGGCTAGATCACCGGGTTTCGGGTCTATACCCTGCAACTTAACGCCCAGTTAAGACTCGGTTTCCCTGCGGCTCCCCTATACGGTTAACCTTGCTACAGAATATAAGTCGCTGACCCATTATACAAAAGGTACGCAGTCACCCCCATAAAGAAGGCTCCCACTGCTTGTACGTACACGGTTTCAGGTTCTGTTTCACTCCCCTCGCCGGGGTTCTTTTCGCCTTTCCCTCACGGTACTGGTTCACTATCGGTCAGTCAGGAGTATTTAGCCTTGGAGGATGGTCCCCCCATATTCAGACAGGATACCACGTGTCCCGCCTTACTCATCGAGCTCACAGCACATGCGCTTTTGTGTACGGGAGTATCACCCTGTACCCTGCGACTTTCCAGACGCTTCCACTAACACACATGCTGATTCAGGCTCTGGGCTGCTCCCCGTTCGCTCGCCGCTACTGGGGGAATCTCGGTTGATTTCTTTTCCTCGGGGTACTTAGATGTTTCAGTTCCCCCGGTTCGCCTTGCAGCACTATGTATTCATGCTGCAATGATGCACAGAGTGCACCGGGTTTCCCCATTCGGACATCGACGGCTGTAGCGGTTCATATCACCTTACCGTCGCTTTACGCAGATTAGCACGTCCTTCATCGCCTCTGACTGCCTGGGCATCCACCGTGTACGCTTAGTCGCTTAACCTCACAACCCACAGGCGTTTTTCAACGCTGCGAGCTGCAAGCATTTGAGAGACTCGAACATGTCGTATTTTTCATTCTTATTACGGAGAATGAAAACGACACGTCGTTTCAATTTTCAGCTTGTTCCGGATTGTTAAAGAGCAAATATCTCAAACGCGGCCCGGCTGCTTACGCAACCAGAACGGTTTTGAGATACTGTATGGAGACACCTTTCACCTGTCACCAAGCAGGTGGCGTCCCCTAGGGGATTCGAACCCCTGTTGCCGCCGTGAAAGGGCGGAGTCCTAACCGCTAGACGAAGGGGACACGATAGTGTCACGACTTCGCAGCCGTCCTGCTCATTACTTTTTATCAGACAATCTGTGTGAGCACTGCGCCGGAAGGTATCTTCAGGTAAGGAGGTGATCCAACCGCAGGTTCCCCTACGGTTACCTTGTTACGACTTCACCCCAGTCATGAATCACAAAGTGGTAAGCGCCCTCCCGAAGGTTAAGCTACCTACTTCTTTTGCAACCCACTCCCATGGTGTGACGGGCGGTGTGTACAAGGCCCGGGAACGTATTCACCGTGGCATTCTGATCCACGATTACTAGCGATTCCGACTTCACGGAGTCGAGTTGCAGACTCCGATCCGGACTACGACGCACTTTGTGAGGTCCGCTTGCTCTCGCGAGGTCGCTTCTCTTTGTATGCGCCATTGTAGCACGTGTGTAGCCCTACTCGTAAGGGCCATGATGACTTGACGTCATCCCCACCTTCCTCCGGTTTATCACCGGCAGTCTCCTTTGAGTTCCCGACCGAATCGCTGGCAACAAAGGATAAGGGTTGCGCTCGTTGCGGGACTTAACCCAACATTTCACAACACGAGCTGACGACAGCCATGCAGCACCTGTCTCAGAGTTCCCGAAGGCACCAAAGCATCTCTGCTAAGTTCTCTGGATGTCAAGAGTAGGTAAGGTTCTTCGCGTTGCATCGAATTAAACCACATGCTCCACCGCTTGTGCGGGCCCCCGTCAATTCATTTGAGTTTTAACCTTGCGGCCGTACTCCCCAGGCGGTCGACTTAACGCGTTAGCTCCGGAAGCCACTCCTCAGGGGAACAACCTCCAAGTCGACATCGTTTACGGCGTGGACTACCAGGGTATCTAATCCTGTTTGCTCCCCACGCTTTCGCACCTGAGCGTCAGTCTTTGTCCAGGGGGCCGCCTTCGCCACCGGTATTCCTCCAGATCTCTACGCATTTCACCGCTACACCTGGAATTCTACCCCCCCTCTACAAGACTCAAGCCTGCCAGTTTCAAATGCAGTTCCCAGGTTAAGCCCGGGGATTTCACATCTGACTTAACAGACCGCCTGCGTGCGCTTTACGCCCAGTAATTCCGATTAACGCTTGCACCCTCCGTATTACCGCGGCTGCTGGCACGGAGTTAGCCGGTGCTTCTTCTGCGGGTAACGTCAATCGACGTGGTTATTAACCGCATCGCCTTCCTCCCCGCTGAAAGTACTTTACAACCCGAAGGCCTTCTTCATACACGCGGCATGGCTGCATCAGGCTTGCGCCCATTGTGCAATATTCCCCACTGCTGCCTCCCGTAGGAGTCTGGACCGTGTCTCAGTTCCAGTGTGGCTGGTCATCCTCTCAGACCAGCTAGGGATCGTCGCCTAGGTGGGCCATTACCCCGCCTACTAGCTAATCCCATCTGGGTTCATCCGATAGTGAGAGGCCCGAAGGTCCCCCTCTTTGGTCTTGCGACGTTATGCGGTATTAGCCACCGTTTCCAGTGGTTATCCCCCTCTATCGGGCAGATCCCCAGACATTACTCACCCGTCCGCCACTCGTCACCCAAGGAGCAAGCTCCTCTGTGCTACCGTCCGACTTGCATGTGTTAGGCCTGCCGCCAGCGTTCAATCTGAGCCATGATCAAACTCTTCAATTTAAGTTTGATTTGCTTAAACAAGTTAAGCGGTGCTCATCTGTAAAACGTCATAATGAATTTCATTATGTGTTCACTCGTGAGGCTTTGATATTTTGTTGCGTCCTGAGACGCTGATATCAATCCTGCGAGTGCCCACACAGATTGTCTGATAAATTGTTAAAGAGCAGTGCGAACAGTGCGTTAGCGTCCTGTCGCGAGGTGGCGTATATTACGCTTTCCTCCTGCAGAGTCAACCCCTGTTTCAGAAGTTTTTCTCCGGCGGCGCAGTCTCCTGTGCCTCCTAACCCGTTTTCCGTTGCCGGTTTGCCGTGTCAGTGGAGGCGCATTATAGGGAACGGTTCAGATAGCGCAAGTGCAAATTGAGACTTTTTTGCTGTTCGTCTGAAATTTGCACAAAAGCGCCGTTTTAGCCCTGTTTAATGCGTGCTGGCAGCTCTGCGAGGCTATTAATCACCCAGTCTGCTGCAGCTTCACCTTCAGCCGTGACGGGTTTACCGCTACGCACCAGTACTTTGGTGCCAATACCGGCAGCCTTTCCTGCCAGCATATCTTCCAGCTTGTCGCCCACCATATAAGAAGCAGCCATATCAATATTCAGCTCTTCCTGTGCGGTCAGCAGCATGCCGGGCTGTGGCTTACGGCAATCACATTCCTGACGGAACTCTTCTACAGTTGCTTCGGGATGGTGAGGACAGAAATAGATGCCATCAAGATCGACGTCGCGATCGGCCAGCGACCAGTCCATCCACTCTGTCAGACGCATAAAGGTATCTTCGGTAAACATACCGCGCGCTATGCCAGACTGATTGGTCACGACCACCAGCGCATATCCCATTGCCTTCAGTTGCTGCAGCGCTTCAATCGTGCCGTCAATAAACTGGAAGTCATCGATCTCATGAACATAGCCACTGTCGACATTAAGGGTGCCATCACGATCAAGAAAAATAGCGGGGACTTTATTCGCCACGTAGAAACTCCTGCTGTAAAAATTGCCGCTCAGTATCGCATGATTGCTATAAAAGGGAGAATGTCAGATTGAATCACTTCCATTGATTCAGACGTCTGGATGCCTTACCATCCATCCAGCTTTTATAGCGATTAAAAGTGACGAGGCTTCCCACACCACGGACAACGCAACACGATAATTAATAACATAATGATTAAACTAGAAAATATTACTAAGGTGTTTCAGCAGGGCTCGCGGACTATTCCGGCATTAACGGATGTCAGCCTGCACGTGCCTGCCGGACAGATTTATGGCGTTATCGGCGCTTCCGGTGCCGGTAAAAGTACATTGATTCGTTGTGTGAATCTGCTGGAGCGCCCCACTTCAGGCCGCGTACTGGTCGACGGAGCCGATCTGACTGCACTTAATGAGCGTCAGTTAACCCAGGCACGCCGCCAGATTGGCATGATCTTCCAGCACTTTAACCTGATGAACTCCCGCACCGTCGCGGGCAACGTTTCTCTGCCACTGGAACTCGGTAATCTCTCCCGCGCCCAGATCAACGCTCGCGTCACTGAGCTGCTGGAACTGGTGGGATTGTCCGATAAGCATGACGCCTGGCCTGCCAATCTCTCGGGCGGTCAGAAGCAGCGTGTCGCGATTGCGCGTGCGCTGGCCAGTAATCCCAAGGTTCTGCTGTGCGACGAAGCCACCAGCGCACTGGATCCCGCTACAACCCGCTCTATTCTGGAATTGCTGAAAGATATTAACCGCCGCCTTGGGCTGACGATTCTCCTGATCACTCATGAGATGGATGTGGTGAAACGCATCTGCGATCAGGTTGCGGTCATCAGTCAAGGTGAGCTGATCGAGAAAGACAGCGTCAGTGAAGTGTTCTCACACCCTAAGACGCCGCTGGCGCAGCAGTTTATTCAGTCGACTCTGCATCTGGATATTCCGGATGATTACCAGCAGCGTCTTTCAGCCACCGCCGCTGAAGGCACCGTGCCCCTGCTGCGACTGGAGTTCACCGGTAAATCAGTTGATGCGCCGCTGCTTTCCGAAGCAGCCCGCCGTTATAACGTGAATAACAACATTATCAGTGCCCAGATGGATTACGCCGGTGGTGTGAAGTTCGGCATTATGCTGGCCGAAATGCACGGCGCAGAGAGCGATACGCGCGAGGCAATAGCCTGGCTGAAAGAGAATCATGTGAAAGTAGAGGTGCTAGGTTATGTCTGAAGCGATGATGTGGTTGCTGGGACGGGGCGTATGGGAAACGCTGATGATGACCTTCGTCTCAGGCTTTTTCGGTTTTGTACTGGGCCTGCCGGTCGGCGTTTTACTTTATGTCACCCGTCCGGGGCAGATTCTGCAGAATCAGGGGCTGTACCGCGTGCTCTCCGCGCTGGTGAATATCTTCCGCTCCATTCCTTTCATTATCTTACTGGTCTGGATGATTCCTTTTACCCGCGTTATCGTCGGCACCTCAATCGGACTCCAGGCAGCCATCGTGCCGCTGACCGTTGGCGCTGCACCGTTTATTGCGCGTATGGTTGAAAATGCCTTGCTGGAACTGCCTACCGGTCTGATTGAAGCGTCACGTGCCATGGGCGCTACGCCAATGCAGATCGTCCGTAAGGTCCTGCTGCCGGAAGCGATGCCGGGCCTGGTGAATGCAGCCACCATTACCCTGATTACGCTGGTCGGTTACTCCGCCATGGGTGGCGCAGTGGGTGCCGGTGGTCTGGGCCAGATCGGCTATCAGTATGGTTATATCGGATACAACGCCACGGTGATGAATACGGTATTGGTGTTGTTAGTGGTTTTGGTGTATCTCATTCAATTCTGTGGCGACCGCATTGTGCGTGCAGTGTCCCATAAGTAAGCCAGCAATCTCACATTATTAAGAAGGAAAGGATATGTCTTTCAGATTCAAAAAAATTGCCGCTGTGGGTGCACTGATTGGCGCGATTGCGCTGGCAGGATGCGATCAAAAAGAGAAAGACGCTAACCACATTAAAGTGGGCGTCATTGTCGGTGCTGAGCAGCAGGTTGCTGAAGCCGCACAGAAAGTGGCTAAAGAGAAGTATGGTCTGGACGTTGAGCTGGTCACGTTTAACGACTACGTGCTGCCGAATGAAGCGCTGAGCAAAGGCGATATCGACGTTAATGCCTTCCAGCACAAACCGTATCTGGATCAGCAGATCAAAGATCGTGGTTACAAGCTGGTTTCAGTGGGTAACTCTTTCGTCTACCCAATCGCGGGCTATTCGAAGAAGATCAAGTCACTGGATGAGCTGCAGGATGGCGCACAGGTTGCCATTCCGAATGACCCGACCAACCTGGGTCGTACGCTGCTCCTGCTGCAGAAAGTGGGTCTGATCAAACTGAAAGATGGCGTGGGCTTGCTGCCAACCTCACTGGATATCACTGAGAATCCTAAGCATCTGAAAATTGTTGAGCTGGAAGCACCACAGCTGCCGCGCTCATTAGACGATCAGCAGATCGCACTGGCCGTAATCAATACCACTTACGCCAGCCAGATTGGCCTGACCCCAGCTAAAGATGGCATTTTCGTCGAAGACAAAGATTCACCTTACGTGAACCTGATTGTTGCCCGCGAAGATAATAAAGATGCGGAAAACGTGAAGAAGTTCGTTCAGGCTTACCAGTCTGACGAAGTGAACGAAGCCGCTAACAAAGTCTTTAACGGCGGCGCGGTCAAAGGCTGGTAATTCAGCTATTCATCTCCTTAAGGGCGGCGCTATGTCGCCCTTTCTGTTATTGGGTACCCTGCCCGACTTGTTATTTATTCCCGTCCTTGTTTCAATAACGCCACTTTTTGAAACCTGAGGATGTTGCCATGCGTTTTTTACCGCTCTGCTTGTTAGCATTGATGCTGACAGGGTGTGTTCATGAGTATCACCCGATAAGCAGCGCACCGTCCCGGCCGCAGCAATCCAGCCAACCGACCCGCAAACCCGTGGTACGACCGGCCCCGGTTAAGCTCTATACCGATGCCGCCGATCTGGTCAGCAAACCGTTCCGCGATCTGGGTGAAGTCTCCGCTGAAGATTGCCAGATCAGTAATCAGAACTCCCCGGCCAACATCGCCACAGCACGTAAACGTCTGCAGATCAAAGCCTCACAGATGAAAGCCAATGCGGTGCTGCTGCATCAGTGTGAAATCGTCACCGGCACGCCGGGCTGCTATCGTCAGGCCGTCTGCCAGGGTTCAGCGCTGAAAGTCAGCAATCAATGAGTGAATTCGCCTTTGCGCAAATTGGGGTAATCCGTTCACCGTGGAAAGAGAAGTTTGCCGTGCCGCGCCAGCCAGGTCTGGTGCAGGATGGTGGCGGCGAACTTCACCTGCTGCCCCCCTACAATCAGCCGGAAGCCGTTCGCGGGCTGGAAGACTTCAGTCACCTCTGGCTGCTGTTTGTCTTCCATCAGACGATGGCGGGCGGCTGGCGTCCTACGGTTCGCCCTCCCCGGCTGGGCGGCAATGCGCGCATGGGTGTTTTTGCGACACGTTCAACGTTCCGTCCCAATCCCATTGGCATGTCGCTGGTTGAACTGAAAGGGATCAGGATTGAAAAACAGCAGGTGATTTTGCAGCTTGGCAGTCTGGATCTGGTCGATGGCACGCCGGTGGTGGATATCAAACCTTATCTGCCCTTTGCCGAAGCGCTGCCTCATGCGCAGGCCGGGTTTGCTCAGGCTGCACCGGCGGCGGATATGCCGGTTCGCTTCTCCGCGCTGGCCCAGCAACAGCTTCAGCAGCAGTCGCGCTACCCCAATCTCGCACGCTTTATCAGTGAGGTGCTGGCACAGGACCCTCGTCCCGCTTACCGTCAGGGTGAAACGCAGGAGCGGGAATATGCGGCCTTGCTGATGGATTTTAATGTACGCTGGCGCATTGACGATGCCGGTACTGAAGTGATCGCTATCGACCCGCGTTAAAACCCGCTTTTGAGCCGGTGATCTCACTGGTACACTAGCCGCCAGCAAAATTCTGTCTGTGACTTTCCGATCAACTGGAACCGTAATCAATGCGTACTACTCAATATCTGCTCTCTACTCAGAAAGAGACGCCTTCCGACGCTGAAGTGATCAGCCACCAGCTGATGCTGCGCGCCGGTATGATCCGCAAACTGGCTTCTGGCTTGTACACCTGGTTACCGACCGGTGTTCGCGTGCTGAAGAAAGTCGAAAATATCGTGCGCGAAGAGATGAACAACGCGGGCGCGGTTGAGATTTTAATGCCGGTTGTGCAGCCCGCCGACCTGTGGCAGGAGAGCGGTCGCTGGGAGGAGTATGGCCCGGAACTGTTACGTATTGCCGATCGCCACGAGCGTCCTTTCGTGCTGGGTCCGACGCATGAAGAAGTAGTCACTGACCTGATCCGCAATGAGCTGAGCTCTTATAAGCAACTGCCGCTCAACCTGTATCAGATTCAGACCAAGTTCCGTGATGAAGTGCGTCCACGCTTTGGCGTGATGCGTTCACGCGAGTTCATCATGAAAGATGCTTACTCGTTCCACGTTTCACAGGAATCACTGCAGGAAACGTATGATGCGATGTATCGCGCCTATAGCCAGATCTTCAGCCGTATGGGCCTGGATTTCCGTGCCGTGCAGGCCGACACCGGCTCTATCGGCGGCAGCGCATCACATGAGTTCCAGGTGCTGGCGCAGAGCGGTGAAGATGATGTGATCTTCTCTACCGATTCTGATTACGCCGCCAACATTGAGCTGGCCGAAGCTGTCGCCCCCGCCGGTGAACGTGCCGCGCCGTCGCAGGAGATGCAGCTGGTTGAGACGCCAGACGCAAAAACCATCGCGGAGCTGGTTG
This genomic window contains:
- a CDS encoding endonuclease/exonuclease/phosphatase family protein, which translates into the protein MRKKTYAMRYVAGQPVEQIFPPGAMLHLGQALPPGAPLPAHPNLKVLVWNIFKQQRADWMSVLEGFGKDAHLVLLQEAQTTPELVQFATSNYLAADQVPAFVLPQHPSGVMTLASAHPVYCCPLREREPLLRLSKSALVTAYPLPAGEMLMVVNIHAVNFSLGVDVYSKQLGPIGEQIMHHQGPVIMAGDFNAWSRQRINALYRFAQRMKLEEVMFTADHRRKAFGRPLDFVFYRDLRVSEASVLVTRASDHNPLLVEFSSGG
- the yafC gene encoding DNA-binding transcriptional regulator YafC, which translates into the protein MKASSDELKVFVSVVESGSFSRAAEQLQMANSAVSRTIKKLENKLGIALLTRTTRQLALTQEGERYFRHVQRFLQEMTTAESDLIESLHEPKGLLRVDAATPVILHLLMPMVKPFRQRYPGVTLSLISSESFINLIERKVDIAIRAGNLTDSTLRARLLFNSFRKVVASPAYLREYGVPQKVTDLDNHHCLGFEESPRLNRWPIARESGELYDIDWAISSNSGETIKQLCLTGNGIACLSDYMIDREVAEGTLVEVLADQRLPVEMPFNAVYYSDIGVSQRVRAFIDFLSEWTAEQPWRT
- the gmhB gene encoding D-glycero-beta-D-manno-heptose 1,7-bisphosphate 7-phosphatase, with translation MANKVPAIFLDRDGTLNVDSGYVHEIDDFQFIDGTIEALQQLKAMGYALVVVTNQSGIARGMFTEDTFMRLTEWMDWSLADRDVDLDGIYFCPHHPEATVEEFRQECDCRKPQPGMLLTAQEELNIDMAASYMVGDKLEDMLAGKAAGIGTKVLVRSGKPVTAEGEAAADWVINSLAELPARIKQG
- the metN gene encoding methionine ABC transporter ATP-binding protein MetN, yielding MIKLENITKVFQQGSRTIPALTDVSLHVPAGQIYGVIGASGAGKSTLIRCVNLLERPTSGRVLVDGADLTALNERQLTQARRQIGMIFQHFNLMNSRTVAGNVSLPLELGNLSRAQINARVTELLELVGLSDKHDAWPANLSGGQKQRVAIARALASNPKVLLCDEATSALDPATTRSILELLKDINRRLGLTILLITHEMDVVKRICDQVAVISQGELIEKDSVSEVFSHPKTPLAQQFIQSTLHLDIPDDYQQRLSATAAEGTVPLLRLEFTGKSVDAPLLSEAARRYNVNNNIISAQMDYAGGVKFGIMLAEMHGAESDTREAIAWLKENHVKVEVLGYV
- a CDS encoding methionine ABC transporter permease MetI, which gives rise to MSEAMMWLLGRGVWETLMMTFVSGFFGFVLGLPVGVLLYVTRPGQILQNQGLYRVLSALVNIFRSIPFIILLVWMIPFTRVIVGTSIGLQAAIVPLTVGAAPFIARMVENALLELPTGLIEASRAMGATPMQIVRKVLLPEAMPGLVNAATITLITLVGYSAMGGAVGAGGLGQIGYQYGYIGYNATVMNTVLVLLVVLVYLIQFCGDRIVRAVSHK
- a CDS encoding MetQ/NlpA family lipoprotein, producing the protein MSFRFKKIAAVGALIGAIALAGCDQKEKDANHIKVGVIVGAEQQVAEAAQKVAKEKYGLDVELVTFNDYVLPNEALSKGDIDVNAFQHKPYLDQQIKDRGYKLVSVGNSFVYPIAGYSKKIKSLDELQDGAQVAIPNDPTNLGRTLLLLQKVGLIKLKDGVGLLPTSLDITENPKHLKIVELEAPQLPRSLDDQQIALAVINTTYASQIGLTPAKDGIFVEDKDSPYVNLIVAREDNKDAENVKKFVQAYQSDEVNEAANKVFNGGAVKGW
- the rcsF gene encoding Rcs stress response system protein RcsF yields the protein MRFLPLCLLALMLTGCVHEYHPISSAPSRPQQSSQPTRKPVVRPAPVKLYTDAADLVSKPFRDLGEVSAEDCQISNQNSPANIATARKRLQIKASQMKANAVLLHQCEIVTGTPGCYRQAVCQGSALKVSNQ
- the tsaA gene encoding tRNA (N6-threonylcarbamoyladenosine(37)-N6)-methyltransferase TrmO, whose translation is MSEFAFAQIGVIRSPWKEKFAVPRQPGLVQDGGGELHLLPPYNQPEAVRGLEDFSHLWLLFVFHQTMAGGWRPTVRPPRLGGNARMGVFATRSTFRPNPIGMSLVELKGIRIEKQQVILQLGSLDLVDGTPVVDIKPYLPFAEALPHAQAGFAQAAPAADMPVRFSALAQQQLQQQSRYPNLARFISEVLAQDPRPAYRQGETQEREYAALLMDFNVRWRIDDAGTEVIAIDPR